The DNA region CTGGGGCTTTTCGTCACTCATTGTGGAGCAGGGTTTTGATGTGGGTGACTTTACCGTCGCTGAAATAAATTCGGGGCACGCGCGGGCTGACTCGGCAGATGATTTCGTAGGGGATGGTACCGGCAAGGAGGGCGAGTTCATTGGCACAGATTTTCTTGCCATCAGCGGCGCCGAGCAGGGTTACGGTATCACCCAATTTTGCCTCGGGGATGTCGGTGACATCGAGCATCGTCAGGTCCATTGACACATTGCCGACGACCGGCGCTTTTTTGCCGTGTATCAGGCAGTAGCCGCGGTTGGTCAAGGAGTGCGGGTAGCCATCACCATAGCCGACCGAGATGACAGCAATCCGGGAAGGTCGAGTGGTGAAGTAGGTCCGTTCATAACTGACCGAGGTGCCCGCCGGGAAATGACGCAGGTTGACGATGCGCGAGCGCAGGCTCATTACCGGTTTCAGATTGAGGGATGAGCGGCGGTGGCCAAAATGGTAACTCAACGGCATTATCCCGTACAGGACAAGACCGGGCCGCACCATATCGAGGTGTGCTTCCGGGATGTTCAGGCAGCCGGCAGAGTTTGCCGCATGGCGCAGAAACCCCTGGACGCCTTTCTCCGCCAGTTGTGCAAGGAGTCTGTTGTACGATTTGACCTGGTATTGGGTGAACAGGATGTCGGTGTCCGCTGCCGGGAAATGGGTGAAGATGCCGGTGAGTTTGATGCCTGGTAACTGGACGACCTGGGTGATGAAGTCAAGCGCTTCGGTGACGCTCACGCCGGTTCTGCCCATACCGGTGTCCACTTCGATGTGGAACGGAATGACGGTGTTGTGGGCGATTGCCTGCTCTGATAGTGCCCGGGCAAAGGTCAGTTCGGTTACCGTTGGTGTGAGGCGGTGTTCAATCAGTTCCGGAATTCCTTCCTCGGGCACCGGGGAAAGTATCAGGATGGGTGTTTCTTTTACACCGGCGAGCCGGCAGGAAACCCCTTCCTCAATGCTGGCGACACCGTAGGCGTCAACCAGCCGGTAACTGGCGCGGGCGATTTCGCGCAAGCCATGGCCATAGGCGTCGGCTTTGATGGCGAACAGAAGCTGGCGGTTGCCGATTTCCCGCCGTACTTCACTGATGTTGTGTTTTAAGGCGTCAAGGTCAATTTCTGCCCAGACCCTGCCAAAGTGATTCTCCATCGGTAAAGATATTAAGGAAAAATGGTTAATGGTCAAGTGTGCGGCGCAGCGCAAGGGGTGAGCATAACTGTATACTTTAAAGTATAAGGCGCTGGTTCGGGTATTTTTGCATAACATCTTATTGTTCAAATGGTTAGCCTTTTGGGTCTAAATTTTCCCTACCCAACCCCGGGGTAGTTTCGGGGATGGTATGGGAAATTGGGTTTTTCCCGGTTCGGTTTATGCGGGCCGTTTTGGTCGGCGGTCTTTTCGGGAAGTTTACAACCGGGTTGGTAATCGAGCGGGTTTCAGGTTGTGGTTGTTCGGATGATGAAGCGGTTTTGGCTCCGGTTTTCGGGAAAAACGATTGGGCGACGATGCGGTCAGGAAAGTGGTTTTGATGCGGGTGTTCTTGACTAATAGCGATAAGGAGACTACACTATACAAAAATTATGGAGTTGGCAACATATGGTACAGAGAGATTCAGTTGATAGTATGCGTTTGGTTTTGCTGGGTCCGCCGGGTTCTGGTAAGGGAACGCAGGCGGAGTTGCTGGCAAGCCGGCTGGGTTTTGTTCACTACTCAACCGGGGAGGTGTTTCGCGACCACATCAGCCGCCGGACGCCGTTGGGTTTAAAGGTTGAGAGTTATGTGGTTTCGGGCGGACTGGTGCCGGACGAGATTGTGCTTGAAGTGGTGGAACAGTTTGTCCGGGACAATACAGGGAAGCCAATCGTGTTTGACGGTTTTCCCCGAACGATTCCGCAGGCACAGGGGCTTGACGCCCTTTTAGGCAAAATGGCGCTCGGGTTGACGCTTGTCGTGCTGGTGGATTTGAGCGATGATGAGGTGGTGCGCCGGCTTTCGAGCCGCCGGCAGTGCAAGGTGTGTGGCAAGATTTACAACCTGACCTTCAGTCCACCGAAAAAGGACGGGGTTTGCGACGAGTGTGGCGGTGAACTTTATCAACGGGATGACGACCGGGAGGAGACAATCCGGGCGCGGTTGCGAGTTTACAAAGAGCAGACAAGTCCATTGATTGACTATTATGAGAACCAGAAAAAACTGGTCCGGCTTGACGGCGCTCTGGGCCGGGACCGGGTTTTTGAGCGTTTGAGTGCCCTGGTTACCGCAACGAGATGAGGGATGGCGCTTTACATAAAAAGCCCGGCCGAGGTCGAGGGAATCAGGCAGGCAGGGCAGGTGGCAGCGGCGCTTTTGAAAATGTTAAAGGGTCAGGTGGCACCCGGGGTCAGTTTGAAGGAACTGGAGGATTTTTGTGCCCGGTTTATCAGGGAGGCGGGCGCAGTGCCGACATTTCTCGGTTATCGCGGGTTTCCGGCAGCGGTGTGTATCAGTGTGAATGAGGAGGTTGTGCACGGAATTCCCGACCACCGGGTGCTGAATGAGGGTGATATTGTGAAGGTGGATGTTGGGGTTACCAAAAAGGGGTTTATTGCCGATGCGGCACGCACCTATCAGGTAGGAAAGGTTGCGGCTGATGTGGTGCGGCTGGTGGATAAGACCGAACAGGCGTTTTACGAGGGGTTGAGGTTTGCCCGCGCGGGCTACC from candidate division WOR-3 bacterium includes:
- a CDS encoding adenylate kinase; its protein translation is MRLVLLGPPGSGKGTQAELLASRLGFVHYSTGEVFRDHISRRTPLGLKVESYVVSGGLVPDEIVLEVVEQFVRDNTGKPIVFDGFPRTIPQAQGLDALLGKMALGLTLVVLVDLSDDEVVRRLSSRRQCKVCGKIYNLTFSPPKKDGVCDECGGELYQRDDDREETIRARLRVYKEQTSPLIDYYENQKKLVRLDGALGRDRVFERLSALVTATR
- the alr gene encoding alanine racemase, whose product is MENHFGRVWAEIDLDALKHNISEVRREIGNRQLLFAIKADAYGHGLREIARASYRLVDAYGVASIEEGVSCRLAGVKETPILILSPVPEEGIPELIEHRLTPTVTELTFARALSEQAIAHNTVIPFHIEVDTGMGRTGVSVTEALDFITQVVQLPGIKLTGIFTHFPAADTDILFTQYQVKSYNRLLAQLAEKGVQGFLRHAANSAGCLNIPEAHLDMVRPGLVLYGIMPLSYHFGHRRSSLNLKPVMSLRSRIVNLRHFPAGTSVSYERTYFTTRPSRIAVISVGYGDGYPHSLTNRGYCLIHGKKAPVVGNVSMDLTMLDVTDIPEAKLGDTVTLLGAADGKKICANELALLAGTIPYEIICRVSPRVPRIYFSDGKVTHIKTLLHNE
- the map gene encoding type I methionyl aminopeptidase, with the protein product MALYIKSPAEVEGIRQAGQVAAALLKMLKGQVAPGVSLKELEDFCARFIREAGAVPTFLGYRGFPAAVCISVNEEVVHGIPDHRVLNEGDIVKVDVGVTKKGFIADAARTYQVGKVAADVVRLVDKTEQAFYEGLRFARAGYRVGDISAAIQRFVEEQGFSVVRELHGHGVGIELHEEPTVPNFGVPGKGRELVKGMTIAIEPMVNMGSAKVKTLSNGWTVVAADGKPSAHYENTVLITDGEPEILTV